A stretch of Candidatus Symbiobacter mobilis CR DNA encodes these proteins:
- a CDS encoding SAM-dependent methyltransferase, with protein MNAEPSGSPGTLYLVPVPLDLGETQPVALDTVLPLGTLHTAARLRHWVCENARSLRAFLHRVDAVVPLQQPLQSLHVVELPREWHKKGDHAGNIDAQPLLQPAREGHDMGLVSEAGMPAIADPGSSVVRAAHALGVPVVPLVGPVSMMLALAASGLHGQNFAFVGYLPRDAGQRVARIRELEAVAQRTGQTQLCIETPYRNLSTWEALVRTLHSDTRLLVASGLTLPRACVQCHPVQHWRTYPHSLDADTPAVFGWGA; from the coding sequence ATGAATGCCGAGCCTTCCGGCTCCCCAGGAACGCTGTACCTGGTCCCGGTTCCCCTTGATCTGGGGGAAACACAACCCGTTGCCCTGGACACGGTACTGCCGCTGGGCACCCTGCACACCGCCGCACGCCTGCGCCACTGGGTGTGTGAAAACGCCCGCTCGTTGCGGGCATTCCTGCATCGGGTGGATGCAGTGGTTCCCTTGCAGCAGCCTCTGCAATCGCTCCACGTGGTGGAATTGCCCAGGGAGTGGCACAAGAAGGGAGACCATGCTGGAAATATCGATGCACAGCCCTTGCTGCAACCCGCGCGGGAAGGACACGACATGGGCTTGGTCAGCGAAGCGGGGATGCCTGCGATAGCCGACCCTGGCTCTTCCGTCGTCCGGGCTGCGCATGCGCTGGGGGTTCCCGTCGTTCCCCTCGTTGGCCCCGTGTCGATGATGCTCGCCCTGGCTGCCAGCGGCCTGCACGGCCAAAACTTCGCTTTCGTCGGCTACCTTCCCCGGGACGCAGGCCAGCGTGTGGCCCGCATCCGGGAACTGGAAGCAGTGGCGCAGCGAACCGGACAAACCCAGTTGTGCATCGAAACGCCCTATCGCAACCTGTCAACCTGGGAAGCCCTGGTCCGCACGCTCCACAGCGACACCCGGCTGCTCGTCGCCAGCGGGTTGACCTTGCCACGCGCCTGCGTCCAGTGCCACCCCGTGCAGCATTGGCGCACCTACCCGCATTCCCTTGATGCAGACACCCCGGCAGTGTTTGGATGGGGGGCGTGA
- a CDS encoding Maf family nucleotide pyrophosphatase — protein sequence MRTLILASTSIYRRQLLERLRLPFQVVAAEVDESPHHAESPSVIARRLAKAKADAVARLHPDALVIGSDQVCDLDGAPLGKPGTHARAMAQLRAMQGRVVVFHTAVAVVCVDTGFAGEAMATVRVRVRPLDDATIDAYLHVEQPYDCAGSAKSEGLGIALLESIESDDPTALIGLPLIRTCSLLRAAGVPVLG from the coding sequence ATGCGCACGCTCATCCTGGCATCGACATCCATCTACCGCCGCCAGTTGCTCGAACGGCTGCGGCTGCCATTCCAGGTCGTGGCTGCGGAGGTCGATGAATCACCCCACCACGCGGAATCTCCCTCGGTTATCGCCCGCAGGCTGGCCAAGGCGAAGGCCGACGCTGTGGCCCGGCTTCATCCGGATGCACTCGTGATCGGCTCCGACCAAGTCTGCGACCTTGACGGTGCCCCCTTAGGCAAGCCGGGAACCCATGCGCGGGCAATGGCCCAGTTGCGTGCCATGCAGGGCAGGGTGGTGGTGTTCCACACCGCCGTCGCCGTGGTGTGTGTGGACACCGGCTTTGCGGGGGAAGCAATGGCTACGGTGCGTGTGCGGGTACGTCCGCTCGACGACGCGACGATCGATGCCTACCTGCATGTGGAACAACCCTATGACTGTGCAGGCAGCGCCAAAAGCGAAGGGTTGGGCATTGCGCTGCTGGAAAGTATCGAGAGCGACGACCCCACCGCGCTCATCGGCCTGCCGCTGATCCGCACCTGTAGCCTGCTCAGGGCTGCTGGCGTACCCGTGCTCGGATGA
- a CDS encoding GH36-type glycosyl hydrolase domain-containing protein, giving the protein MTIQYFTSRSGHPSPCEALLRSFGNLCQGPCDAQYLDATQTRVFGIAGLAHVAPVSAKVLRDLAMQELLDACPTEDILLQCDAGNAKVRAWGVRFGTAPRALPLPQALADAVAALCLECAGWAGTLDGEGRHILDPRNPMPGPHFGVNLLMGDRIGFEHPLQTTPKSVVDMLGRGSFRSHAATQVLATRWDVRQEENGFPANRQFYLTEKGRRIFYSGWVGDDPVQAQCVHSPNATTITMTTQCGLRIAREIFLAAQEPGLPLACEIQQITLTNQGTMRRDLRLVATGMFGPSKPIALMEDVLYSTIIMQAGLLRNNDGSVLALVPDYHPIQDRDDVRFHAMVVHRNGERAFPTEFGTDYREFLGQGTLEFPEGVGRLSNRLSRKGPGFFAMAAPVPLEPGQSVTVLNFTGLVCARETPESQPRRDVLVEQLQALLQRYDGADAVAAARKAREEAFRRHAGFLRLETRQGAFDAWANQNLPFQVFYQTFVSRSFDQTQKGYREIGFREVQDLFASMAPLCAEGRADFVEDLLGEWAAQVYAFGYANHNFYWEGKEPGLWSDDALWFVSAVARFVRLTGRAAFLQRPFPTADRDGTTRPILQTLRAIVHYSGKVSIGRHGLPLLDRADWNDCLKVDKTHPDGAAKQRAWEAGTPLQTDGTESVMNAFLLKLAADDLAWLSGYIADKETRTFAIYLARDIAHACRVHAWKDTWFARLLVNRPTAHPVVGAPGDGLATDGFDGCLFLNSFSWAILSGVADEEQIRAMFPLLESRLKTPHGYRLVTAHDLRRVEPTVASAEYFPGDRENGAVFKHASLMAVLALFQGASQVEDRELAAAMAHAAWAMVDLAAPFRTMQDPYALAGNPRFCTQYNNSETGENIGPLLSGTASWSTLALRRAFGIEWTANGMWLDPLLRERDTEVRVTLQWESERYEIVYRKPIGFVRSKDTPPTIVVDGQELAKDRIPRVAPGQTCAIEVRWNS; this is encoded by the coding sequence GTGACGATTCAATACTTTACTTCGCGTTCTGGTCATCCCTCTCCTTGTGAAGCCTTGCTACGGAGCTTCGGTAATCTGTGCCAAGGCCCTTGTGATGCCCAGTACCTCGACGCAACCCAGACGCGGGTATTCGGCATCGCCGGGTTGGCACACGTGGCGCCGGTCAGCGCCAAGGTGTTGCGTGACCTTGCGATGCAAGAGTTGCTTGATGCCTGCCCCACCGAAGACATCCTGCTGCAATGCGACGCTGGCAATGCCAAAGTCCGTGCATGGGGGGTTCGGTTCGGTACTGCGCCGCGAGCCCTGCCCCTGCCGCAGGCTCTTGCAGACGCCGTCGCAGCGCTGTGCCTGGAGTGTGCAGGTTGGGCCGGGACGCTTGATGGCGAAGGGCGGCACATCCTTGACCCCCGCAACCCCATGCCCGGGCCGCACTTTGGGGTCAATCTGCTGATGGGCGATCGCATCGGTTTCGAGCATCCCTTGCAAACCACCCCCAAAAGCGTGGTCGACATGCTGGGGCGTGGGAGTTTCCGTAGCCACGCTGCCACCCAGGTGCTGGCTACCCGGTGGGATGTGCGGCAGGAAGAAAACGGCTTTCCCGCCAATCGACAGTTTTATTTGACGGAGAAAGGCCGGCGCATCTTCTATTCCGGTTGGGTTGGCGACGATCCGGTACAGGCGCAGTGCGTACACAGCCCCAATGCCACGACTATCACCATGACTACGCAATGCGGGCTGCGCATTGCCCGCGAGATATTTTTGGCTGCGCAGGAACCTGGGCTGCCCTTGGCCTGCGAGATCCAGCAGATCACCCTAACCAATCAGGGCACGATGCGCCGGGATTTGCGGCTTGTCGCCACGGGCATGTTCGGGCCTTCCAAGCCTATTGCGCTGATGGAAGATGTGCTCTACAGCACCATCATCATGCAGGCTGGATTGCTGCGCAATAACGATGGCTCGGTACTGGCGCTGGTGCCAGACTACCACCCGATCCAGGATCGCGACGATGTGCGATTCCACGCGATGGTCGTGCATCGCAACGGGGAACGTGCCTTCCCCACCGAGTTCGGCACGGACTACCGCGAGTTTCTTGGGCAGGGCACTTTGGAGTTTCCCGAAGGGGTGGGCCGCCTGTCCAACCGCCTGTCCCGCAAAGGGCCGGGGTTTTTTGCGATGGCTGCGCCGGTGCCCCTCGAACCCGGCCAGAGCGTGACCGTTCTCAACTTCACCGGCTTGGTGTGCGCACGGGAAACTCCCGAATCGCAGCCCAGGCGCGACGTCCTCGTAGAACAGCTCCAGGCACTGCTACAGCGCTACGACGGTGCCGACGCCGTTGCAGCGGCACGCAAGGCTCGCGAGGAAGCGTTCCGCCGCCATGCGGGCTTTCTGCGCTTGGAAACACGCCAAGGTGCGTTCGACGCCTGGGCCAACCAGAACCTGCCGTTCCAGGTTTTCTATCAGACCTTTGTCAGCCGTTCCTTCGACCAGACCCAGAAGGGCTACCGTGAAATTGGCTTCCGCGAGGTGCAGGATCTGTTTGCAAGCATGGCGCCCCTGTGCGCCGAAGGGCGGGCCGACTTCGTCGAAGACCTGCTTGGCGAATGGGCTGCGCAGGTGTACGCCTTTGGCTATGCCAACCACAACTTTTATTGGGAAGGCAAGGAGCCCGGGCTGTGGTCGGACGATGCGCTGTGGTTCGTCTCCGCCGTCGCACGGTTCGTCCGGCTTACGGGGCGCGCGGCGTTTCTGCAACGGCCTTTCCCCACTGCCGACCGTGATGGGACGACGCGACCGATCCTCCAAACACTGCGGGCCATCGTCCACTACTCCGGAAAGGTATCGATAGGCCGCCACGGCTTGCCCTTGCTGGATCGCGCAGACTGGAACGACTGCCTCAAAGTTGACAAGACCCACCCTGACGGCGCGGCCAAACAGCGCGCCTGGGAAGCAGGAACGCCCTTGCAAACGGACGGCACCGAAAGCGTGATGAATGCCTTCCTGCTGAAGCTGGCTGCCGATGACTTGGCTTGGCTGTCTGGCTACATCGCCGACAAGGAAACGCGAACCTTTGCCATCTATCTTGCGCGGGACATTGCCCATGCGTGCCGGGTCCATGCCTGGAAGGACACCTGGTTTGCCCGGCTGCTGGTCAATCGGCCCACTGCACACCCCGTCGTCGGCGCGCCTGGGGACGGGTTGGCTACCGATGGGTTCGACGGCTGCCTGTTCCTCAACAGCTTCAGTTGGGCCATCCTCTCCGGCGTTGCCGACGAGGAGCAGATTCGTGCGATGTTCCCCTTGCTCGAATCGCGGCTCAAGACTCCCCATGGGTACCGGCTGGTGACTGCCCACGATTTGCGCCGGGTCGAACCGACTGTGGCCAGTGCCGAATACTTTCCCGGAGACCGGGAAAACGGCGCCGTCTTCAAGCACGCGAGCCTGATGGCGGTGCTGGCGTTGTTCCAAGGCGCGTCGCAAGTGGAAGATCGCGAGTTGGCCGCAGCAATGGCCCACGCAGCCTGGGCGATGGTCGACCTCGCAGCCCCTTTCCGCACGATGCAAGACCCGTATGCGCTGGCCGGAAACCCCCGCTTCTGCACGCAGTACAACAACAGCGAGACGGGAGAAAACATCGGCCCGCTGCTGTCGGGAACAGCGTCCTGGTCCACGCTGGCGTTGCGCCGAGCCTTTGGCATCGAGTGGACTGCGAATGGGATGTGGCTGGACCCCCTGCTGCGCGAACGCGATACCGAAGTGCGCGTGACCCTGCAATGGGAATCGGAGCGCTACGAGATCGTCTACCGCAAGCCCATAGGCTTCGTCCGCAGCAAGGACACCCCTCCGACGATCGTCGTCGATGGTCAAGAGCTGGCCAAAGACCGCATTCCCCGCGTAGCCCCCGGGCAGACTTGCGCCATCGAAGTGCGCTGGAATTCCTGA
- a CDS encoding hybrid sensor histidine kinase/response regulator: MKLRHYSLWFLLVVLFALSANAVFLILIQDSHRDVVRAHEHRQHAMALAVELQQETQWLAYLVREYTSTGQPKFLMYYYDILAIRQGEQPQPKRYREDAYWNRVIAGEIAHEFEPRDPRPSLSERMHALGFSQEEFAAFGRVLRATQDMKDVEQVAFAATQGLYDPVTRNFVSDGEPHLDFASNLVRSPQYHRYQAQLAQAVASLRSLVDARTNRAVDVAAAELQRWITFACCSMALTILMLFLALRVIRRRVLRPIEGLSRAAELLAQGDYSTRIHPVCPGQSRPRSDLAVDELEALGTTLDGMAASIEQDIALRQRTQQELEEANRQTEAARLAAEEATRAKSMFLANMSHEIRTPMNAIIGMTYLALQTTLNPRQKDYIDSAHSAAQSLLGILNDILDFSKIEVGRLELEETRFVLEDVATHALSLLRHRAQEKDIELILAFEDPSLLGPAGTLIGDPLRLGQIFINLLSNALKFTDFGTVEISLAVEKREGDALVLRCCVSDTGLGITPQQLGRLFHEFTQADGSMTRQHGGTGLGLTISQRLIALMQGQIWVDSEPGRGSRFQFTVLLRQAASAPAKEAYRPGAARLRVLLVDAHQRSRETLQSLLTALGVGTTGSIVCANGEDDAREALRNAEQSRIPFDALFLDPDGNTQGNVLRGIEQGLQSHPPIARIVLVSLVDAELLHEPARVLGAHHILGKPIFPAELRALLRSWLGGAQPSSPLRNPYQEMHSGLTGMRILLVEDNPINQKLALELLEHWGAVVTVAHDGAQALAILADQEPHRFHLVLMDMQMPVLDGYETTRRLRLDPRYAALPVLAMTAHAMVDERERCMDLGMQGHIGKPFDPEELFATLAAYCPVTWEQPIGNADATLPSLQHAAATDGDDAIPTAAGLDTALGLRRTHGNAKLYVHLLRMFASEHAHSMQRLSQWLDAGQWEEACMLAHTIKGLSGTLGAMAVHAATVELEGACKRMIVADAREALRELGKALPPLLHALQRYSETLPSPDGSQGASACRPEDLLQLRTLLRDGDTDAIELWERQRQGFVGGLAPATVQQLDSAMEHFDFDLAIHLLDRCCPSDPPLAPLQD; this comes from the coding sequence GTGAAGCTTCGACACTATTCCCTGTGGTTCTTGTTGGTCGTGCTCTTTGCCTTGAGCGCCAACGCCGTGTTCCTGATCCTGATCCAGGATAGCCATCGGGACGTCGTGCGCGCCCACGAACATCGGCAGCATGCGATGGCATTGGCAGTGGAGCTACAGCAGGAAACGCAATGGCTCGCGTATCTCGTCCGGGAATACACCAGTACGGGGCAACCCAAGTTCCTGATGTATTACTACGACATTTTGGCGATTCGTCAGGGAGAGCAGCCCCAACCCAAACGCTACCGCGAGGACGCATATTGGAATCGGGTCATTGCCGGGGAGATCGCTCACGAATTCGAGCCACGCGACCCTCGCCCTTCACTCAGCGAACGGATGCACGCGCTGGGCTTCAGCCAGGAAGAATTTGCCGCGTTTGGGCGGGTGCTGCGTGCCACGCAAGATATGAAGGACGTGGAACAAGTGGCTTTTGCTGCAACCCAAGGCTTGTATGACCCTGTGACCCGCAATTTCGTGTCCGACGGCGAGCCCCACCTCGACTTTGCCAGCAATCTCGTACGCAGCCCACAATATCACCGATACCAGGCCCAATTGGCACAGGCCGTTGCTTCGTTGCGTTCCTTGGTCGACGCACGGACCAATCGCGCAGTGGACGTCGCGGCTGCGGAATTGCAACGATGGATCACCTTTGCTTGTTGCAGCATGGCCCTGACGATCCTCATGCTGTTCCTTGCGCTGCGGGTGATTCGCCGCAGGGTGCTACGTCCTATCGAAGGGTTGTCCCGCGCGGCGGAACTACTGGCCCAAGGGGATTATTCGACCCGAATCCACCCTGTGTGTCCCGGTCAAAGCCGCCCCCGCAGCGACTTGGCAGTCGATGAACTCGAAGCGCTAGGTACCACGCTCGACGGTATGGCTGCTTCGATTGAGCAAGACATTGCACTACGGCAGCGCACGCAGCAGGAACTGGAAGAAGCCAACCGCCAAACGGAAGCGGCCCGGCTCGCTGCCGAAGAAGCCACGCGCGCCAAGTCGATGTTTCTGGCCAATATGAGCCACGAGATTCGTACTCCGATGAACGCCATCATCGGCATGACGTATCTGGCCTTACAAACCACCCTGAACCCCCGGCAAAAAGACTACATCGACAGCGCCCACAGTGCGGCCCAGTCTTTGCTGGGCATCCTCAACGATATTCTGGATTTTTCCAAGATCGAAGTGGGGAGGCTGGAACTGGAGGAAACCCGGTTCGTACTCGAAGACGTGGCAACGCATGCCTTGTCCCTGCTCCGCCACCGTGCGCAGGAGAAGGACATCGAGCTGATTCTGGCGTTTGAAGATCCTTCGTTGCTCGGCCCTGCCGGTACGTTGATTGGTGACCCGTTGCGACTGGGGCAAATCTTCATCAACCTGCTTTCCAACGCCTTGAAGTTCACCGATTTCGGCACTGTCGAGATCTCCCTGGCTGTCGAAAAGCGCGAGGGCGATGCACTGGTGCTGCGTTGCTGCGTATCCGATACCGGCCTCGGCATCACGCCACAACAACTGGGCCGTCTGTTCCACGAATTCACCCAGGCCGATGGATCGATGACCCGCCAGCACGGTGGAACCGGGCTGGGGCTGACCATTTCCCAACGGCTGATTGCGCTGATGCAGGGGCAGATTTGGGTCGATAGCGAACCAGGACGAGGTTCCCGTTTTCAGTTCACGGTGCTGCTCAGGCAAGCGGCCTCGGCTCCTGCCAAAGAAGCCTACCGGCCAGGTGCTGCCCGCCTGCGGGTGCTCCTCGTCGACGCGCACCAGAGATCCCGGGAAACGTTGCAAAGTTTGCTGACTGCGCTGGGCGTGGGCACCACCGGCAGCATCGTCTGCGCAAATGGCGAAGACGATGCACGAGAAGCCTTGCGCAATGCAGAGCAATCCCGGATACCTTTCGATGCGTTGTTTCTCGATCCCGACGGAAACACACAGGGAAATGTGCTTCGCGGCATCGAGCAAGGCTTGCAAAGCCACCCACCCATTGCGCGAATCGTCCTTGTCTCGCTGGTCGATGCCGAGCTATTGCATGAGCCAGCGCGGGTACTGGGCGCGCACCATATCCTGGGCAAACCGATCTTCCCTGCCGAGTTGCGTGCGCTGTTGCGCTCTTGGCTAGGGGGCGCGCAACCCTCTTCCCCGTTGCGCAACCCGTACCAAGAGATGCACAGTGGGCTGACGGGAATGCGAATCTTGCTCGTCGAAGACAACCCTATCAACCAGAAGTTGGCCTTGGAATTGCTCGAACACTGGGGAGCCGTAGTCACCGTGGCCCACGATGGCGCGCAAGCGCTGGCCATCTTGGCTGACCAGGAACCGCATCGTTTCCACCTCGTGCTCATGGACATGCAGATGCCCGTGCTCGACGGGTACGAGACCACCCGCCGCTTGCGATTGGATCCCCGTTACGCAGCATTGCCCGTGCTTGCGATGACGGCCCATGCGATGGTGGACGAACGCGAACGCTGTATGGATCTCGGCATGCAGGGGCACATCGGCAAACCCTTCGACCCCGAAGAGCTTTTTGCCACACTGGCTGCGTACTGTCCCGTTACCTGGGAGCAGCCCATCGGAAATGCGGACGCTACGCTCCCATCGCTACAGCACGCCGCTGCCACAGACGGCGACGATGCGATCCCCACCGCAGCAGGCTTGGACACAGCCTTGGGGCTGCGTCGTACCCATGGCAACGCCAAACTCTATGTGCATCTGCTACGCATGTTCGCCTCGGAACACGCCCACAGCATGCAGCGTTTGTCCCAGTGGCTGGATGCCGGACAGTGGGAAGAAGCCTGCATGTTGGCGCACACCATCAAAGGACTTTCCGGCACCCTGGGGGCGATGGCCGTACATGCCGCCACGGTAGAGCTGGAAGGCGCTTGCAAGCGGATGATCGTCGCAGATGCGCGTGAGGCGTTGCGCGAGTTGGGCAAGGCGCTCCCCCCCTTGCTCCACGCCTTGCAGCGATACTCGGAAACACTCCCTTCTCCCGATGGATCGCAAGGTGCTTCTGCATGCAGGCCAGAAGACCTGCTGCAATTGCGTACTCTGCTGCGCGACGGGGATACCGACGCCATCGAACTGTGGGAGCGGCAACGGCAGGGCTTTGTCGGCGGTCTTGCGCCTGCCACAGTCCAGCAACTGGACTCTGCCATGGAGCACTTCGATTTCGATCTGGCCATACACCTTCTTGATCGGTGCTGCCCCAGTGATCCTCCCCTGGCCCCCTTGCAAGATTGA
- a CDS encoding response regulator, whose product MEPALPSATHCCVQGGSPAAQRAMVLVVDDTPANLSLLSHLLKDRYRVRIANNGPKALELAMAAVPDLVLLDVMMPGMDGFEVCRRLKTAEITARVPVIFLTADTDPEHEALGLAIGAADFIRKPISAPTVLARIKTQLEVQSWRSFLLDQNEWLRKQVNERLTAVNRLQDALICVMVSLAEFRDDSTGNHIRCTREYVRLLAHKLSEHPHYRAFITSHYVEQVSKSAPLHDIGKIAIPDHILLKPSKLTPEEFEIMKTHAQRGCEMLAQAGEHMGDQGEFLRIATEIAGCHHEKWDGTGYPQGLAGNAIPLSARLMAVADVFDALMSRRPYKGPMKAEEVFQIIIDGRGTHFDPDMVDAFLASREDFLRVASQWRTL is encoded by the coding sequence ATGGAACCCGCACTGCCCTCTGCTACCCATTGTTGCGTGCAAGGTGGAAGCCCTGCGGCACAGCGTGCCATGGTGCTTGTTGTCGACGATACCCCGGCCAACCTGAGCCTGCTGTCCCATCTGCTCAAGGATCGGTACCGGGTGCGCATTGCCAACAATGGGCCCAAGGCCCTGGAACTGGCCATGGCCGCCGTGCCTGATTTGGTTCTGCTTGATGTGATGATGCCTGGCATGGACGGTTTCGAGGTATGCCGACGGTTGAAGACTGCGGAAATCACCGCGCGGGTTCCCGTCATTTTTCTGACGGCGGATACCGACCCCGAACATGAAGCACTGGGGCTGGCGATCGGCGCGGCAGATTTCATCCGCAAGCCCATCAGCGCGCCGACCGTGTTGGCCCGGATCAAAACCCAGCTTGAAGTGCAGTCTTGGCGGTCTTTCCTGCTCGACCAAAACGAATGGCTGCGCAAGCAGGTCAACGAACGGCTCACCGCAGTCAACCGCTTGCAGGATGCCCTGATTTGCGTGATGGTGTCGCTGGCCGAATTTCGGGACGATTCCACAGGCAACCACATTCGCTGTACCCGGGAATATGTGCGCCTGCTTGCCCACAAATTGAGCGAACACCCCCACTACCGCGCCTTCATCACCTCACACTACGTGGAACAGGTCAGCAAGTCTGCCCCGCTGCACGACATCGGCAAAATCGCCATTCCCGACCATATCTTGCTCAAGCCAAGCAAGCTTACCCCCGAAGAATTCGAGATCATGAAAACCCACGCGCAACGGGGGTGCGAGATGCTTGCCCAGGCTGGCGAGCACATGGGAGATCAGGGCGAATTTCTCCGCATCGCCACGGAAATCGCCGGATGCCACCACGAAAAATGGGATGGCACTGGCTACCCCCAAGGGTTGGCTGGCAACGCCATTCCCTTGTCGGCTCGGTTGATGGCGGTGGCGGACGTTTTCGACGCATTGATGTCCCGCCGCCCCTACAAAGGCCCGATGAAAGCCGAGGAGGTGTTTCAGATCATCATCGACGGTCGCGGTACCCACTTCGACCCCGATATGGTCGACGCTTTTCTGGCTTCCCGGGAAGACTTTTTGCGCGTCGCCAGCCAATGGAGAACATTGTGA
- a CDS encoding methyl-accepting chemotaxis protein: MQFSSKIVTFAVIPAVLFVVGIVNGIAALISAQGDFEHYVGSEQAVRTALTDMYANGLQMGQALRNIALDPQNPTAYKNMETAQKAYADAFDQAQIAAKGCKLEGPLARLVPLRQQHARVQDNVLSALRGGADVQDMITQEETPAWHQLRAELLEQGKYAKQISEETYQHFRDRARIATIWSIILAAIAILVSLVLNIGLRRTLRLELGGELTAAREALQSVAEGNLCTPIDNHGSAQSLMGTVVKMREALHQLVMDVRNSAAGIASASAEIASGNNDLSARTEGQATALDEISASMGTLSDTVNQNATSAVQASHLASSANVVAVQGGQVVGEVVDTMRGIHESSRRISDIIQVIDGIAFQTNILALNAAVEAARAGEQGRGFAVVASEVRSLAVRSAEAAKQIKTLIHDSVEKVESGTQLVDKAGSTMQEVVQSIQRVAEIMGAISQASSEQSQGVRQVGEALGQLDQTTQQNAALVEEMAAATDSLKSQSRGLVDTVAQFQLTNCQDKMGASSSAALHPLTPAPTRGNGGYAPRQTHQWAGTARLPTRTS, encoded by the coding sequence ATGCAATTTAGTTCCAAGATCGTCACGTTTGCTGTCATTCCGGCAGTCCTGTTCGTCGTGGGTATCGTCAACGGCATTGCTGCATTGATCAGCGCACAAGGCGATTTCGAGCACTATGTTGGCAGCGAGCAAGCCGTTCGCACTGCGCTGACCGACATGTACGCCAATGGCCTCCAAATGGGGCAAGCGCTGCGCAATATAGCGCTGGACCCCCAAAACCCCACCGCGTACAAAAACATGGAAACGGCGCAGAAGGCATACGCTGATGCCTTTGACCAAGCGCAAATCGCCGCCAAAGGCTGCAAGCTCGAAGGTCCGCTGGCCCGCCTGGTTCCTTTGCGGCAACAACATGCCCGCGTGCAGGACAACGTGCTGTCCGCCCTACGTGGGGGCGCTGACGTGCAGGACATGATCACCCAGGAAGAAACCCCCGCATGGCACCAGTTGCGCGCCGAACTGCTGGAGCAAGGCAAGTACGCCAAACAGATTTCCGAGGAGACGTACCAGCATTTCCGTGACCGCGCCCGTATCGCCACGATTTGGTCAATCATCTTGGCTGCAATAGCGATCCTCGTCTCGCTGGTGCTCAACATTGGGCTGCGTAGAACCTTGCGCCTGGAACTGGGCGGCGAATTGACCGCAGCCCGTGAAGCCCTGCAATCCGTGGCCGAGGGGAACCTGTGTACGCCAATCGACAACCATGGTAGCGCGCAAAGTCTGATGGGTACTGTGGTCAAGATGCGCGAGGCACTCCATCAGTTGGTGATGGACGTACGCAATTCCGCAGCAGGCATCGCCAGCGCCAGCGCGGAAATCGCTTCCGGCAACAACGACCTTTCGGCACGCACCGAAGGACAGGCCACCGCGCTCGATGAAATTTCCGCGAGCATGGGCACCCTGAGCGATACGGTCAACCAAAACGCCACCAGCGCGGTCCAAGCCAGCCACCTTGCCAGCAGCGCCAACGTCGTAGCCGTACAAGGTGGACAAGTCGTGGGAGAAGTGGTCGACACGATGCGGGGCATTCACGAGTCTTCCCGCCGCATCAGCGACATCATCCAAGTGATCGACGGCATCGCGTTCCAAACAAACATCCTCGCGCTGAATGCCGCTGTCGAGGCCGCGCGCGCTGGCGAACAAGGCCGAGGCTTCGCCGTCGTTGCCAGCGAGGTGCGCAGCCTGGCCGTGCGCAGTGCCGAAGCTGCCAAGCAGATCAAAACCCTCATTCACGACAGCGTCGAAAAGGTCGAATCGGGAACGCAGCTTGTCGACAAGGCGGGGTCGACCATGCAGGAAGTCGTGCAGTCAATCCAGCGCGTGGCGGAGATCATGGGAGCCATCAGCCAGGCCAGTTCCGAACAAAGCCAGGGGGTGCGGCAGGTGGGAGAAGCCCTGGGCCAGCTCGACCAAACCACGCAACAAAACGCCGCCCTCGTCGAGGAAATGGCCGCAGCAACGGACAGCCTCAAAAGCCAGTCGCGGGGACTGGTCGATACCGTTGCGCAGTTTCAACTCACAAACTGCCAAGACAAGATGGGTGCGTCTTCCAGCGCGGCATTGCACCCCCTGACCCCGGCCCCGACGCGGGGCAACGGCGGATACGCTCCCCGCCAGACCCACCAATGGGCTGGCACGGCGCGACTGCCGACACGCACTTCTTAA
- a CDS encoding cache domain-containing protein — MKSIVCLLTGIAAACCAVAQTPTKATADEAVALVRKGVAFIQANGKEKGYAEISNKSGQFVDRDLYLVVYGLDGVVRAHGANEKMVGKNLIDLRDIDGKAFVRERVQLAASKGTFWQDYKFTNPVSRKIEPKRMYCEKLDDTAVCGGIYK, encoded by the coding sequence ATGAAAAGCATCGTTTGCCTGCTCACAGGCATCGCGGCTGCGTGCTGCGCTGTTGCCCAAACCCCCACCAAAGCCACTGCCGACGAAGCCGTGGCTTTGGTTCGCAAGGGAGTCGCCTTTATCCAAGCCAACGGCAAGGAAAAAGGGTACGCGGAAATCAGCAATAAGTCGGGCCAATTTGTCGATCGGGATCTATACCTCGTCGTGTATGGGCTAGATGGCGTAGTGCGTGCCCACGGCGCCAACGAGAAGATGGTCGGAAAAAACCTCATCGACCTGCGCGACATCGACGGCAAGGCTTTTGTTCGCGAGCGTGTACAACTTGCTGCATCCAAGGGTACGTTTTGGCAGGACTACAAATTTACCAACCCGGTATCTCGCAAAATCGAACCCAAGCGGATGTATTGCGAAAAGCTTGACGACACTGCTGTCTGCGGTGGCATCTACAAGTAG